One window of the Halarcobacter mediterraneus genome contains the following:
- a CDS encoding HlyD family secretion protein: MNNKLKSFLYIIIVFVIVSGLYLIYKDINKTELPEEFAFGNGRLETTQVDITTKLSGRLLEINVEEGDIVQKGQILAKLDTNELEAKLKQAKAYVEQAIQEETYAKAIVEQRESELSLAKINYDRTLKLYKNKSLPLINLQNDETTLKTAKAALLAAKAQVVNAQASINAAKAQVETIQVNIDESVLYSPIKGRVLYKIAQTGEVIANGGKVLVVLDLMNTYMTIFLPTAQAGLVDIGSKARIILDAIPDIAIPSYVTFVSPLAQFTPKEIETQSEREKLMFRIKVRIDSSLLEKYFEKIKTGLPGIAYVRLDNSKPWPEELSHLPKNFKE, encoded by the coding sequence ATGAATAATAAATTAAAATCTTTTCTTTATATAATCATAGTATTTGTTATTGTCAGTGGACTTTATTTAATTTATAAAGATATAAATAAGACAGAACTTCCAGAGGAATTTGCTTTTGGAAATGGAAGACTAGAAACTACTCAAGTTGATATCACAACAAAATTATCAGGAAGACTTCTTGAAATAAATGTAGAAGAAGGAGATATTGTTCAAAAAGGACAAATCTTAGCAAAACTTGATACAAATGAGTTGGAAGCAAAATTAAAACAAGCAAAAGCTTATGTAGAACAAGCAATACAAGAAGAAACTTATGCAAAAGCTATTGTAGAACAACGTGAAAGTGAGCTATCTTTAGCAAAAATAAATTATGATAGAACTTTAAAACTTTATAAAAATAAGAGTTTACCTTTGATTAATTTACAAAATGATGAAACAACGTTAAAAACTGCAAAAGCTGCATTACTCGCGGCAAAAGCACAAGTTGTAAATGCACAAGCTTCAATAAATGCAGCAAAAGCACAAGTTGAAACAATTCAAGTTAATATAGATGAGAGTGTACTTTATTCTCCAATAAAAGGAAGAGTATTATATAAAATAGCTCAAACTGGAGAAGTTATTGCAAATGGAGGGAAAGTTTTAGTAGTTTTAGACTTAATGAATACTTATATGACAATCTTTCTTCCAACTGCTCAAGCTGGTCTTGTAGATATTGGTTCAAAAGCTAGAATTATACTTGATGCTATTCCAGATATTGCTATTCCCTCTTATGTAACTTTTGTCTCTCCTTTAGCTCAATTTACTCCAAAAGAGATAGAAACTCAAAGTGAAAGAGAGAAGCTTATGTTTAGAATCAAAGTAAGAATTGATTCAAGCTTATTAGAAAAATACTTTGAAAAAATTAAAACAGGACTTCCAGGAATAGCCTATGTAAGGTTAGATAATTCTAAACCATGGCCAGAAGAATTAAGTCATTTACCAAAAAACTTTAAAGAATAA
- a CDS encoding Mrp/NBP35 family ATP-binding protein, whose product MATIADIKEELSKVIYPGFQKSIVDFGFVKDIQIDADDACTVLLDITSSAEDVASKLEEDISKVLSTIGITNVNLKISRPEAPKQQSNSMSGNNIAPQIKNFVMVSSGKGGVGKSTTTVNLAIAAAMQGKKVGILDADIYGPNIPRMMGINGLDVEVVGNKAKPFSVYGVDVMSMGSLMEEGQSLIWRGAMIMKAIQQLLRDILWEELDILFIDMPPGTGDAQLTLAQSVPVTCGINVTTPQHVALDDSRRSLDMFSKLHIPIGGIIENMSGFICPKCGEESDIFGQGTCEDLADQYNTQVLGLLPIEPAIREGGDSGKPVVYFQPESESAKRYMIAAQKLIQFIDENHDKAENASIQPTTNGVSACSTSAASSQQKQESSESCGTGCGCH is encoded by the coding sequence ATGGCAACTATAGCTGATATAAAAGAAGAGTTATCAAAAGTTATATATCCAGGATTCCAAAAGTCAATTGTTGATTTTGGTTTCGTAAAAGATATTCAAATAGATGCAGATGATGCCTGTACAGTGCTTTTAGATATTACTTCAAGTGCTGAAGATGTAGCTTCAAAATTAGAGGAAGATATTTCAAAAGTTTTATCTACAATTGGTATTACAAATGTAAATTTAAAGATTAGTAGACCAGAAGCTCCAAAACAACAAAGTAATAGTATGAGTGGAAATAATATTGCTCCACAAATTAAAAACTTTGTAATGGTAAGTTCAGGTAAGGGTGGAGTTGGTAAGTCAACTACAACTGTTAACTTAGCAATTGCTGCTGCAATGCAAGGTAAGAAGGTTGGTATTTTAGATGCTGATATTTATGGACCAAATATTCCAAGAATGATGGGAATAAATGGATTAGATGTTGAGGTAGTTGGAAATAAAGCAAAACCTTTTTCTGTATATGGAGTAGATGTTATGTCTATGGGGTCACTTATGGAAGAGGGGCAATCTCTTATTTGGAGAGGTGCTATGATTATGAAAGCTATTCAACAATTACTAAGGGATATTCTTTGGGAAGAGTTAGATATTTTATTCATTGATATGCCACCAGGAACTGGAGATGCTCAATTAACTCTTGCACAAAGTGTACCAGTAACATGTGGTATTAATGTCACTACTCCTCAGCATGTAGCACTTGATGATTCAAGAAGGTCTTTAGATATGTTCTCTAAACTTCATATACCTATTGGTGGAATTATTGAAAATATGAGTGGCTTTATTTGTCCAAAATGTGGAGAAGAATCGGATATTTTTGGACAAGGCACATGTGAAGATTTAGCTGACCAATATAATACACAAGTTTTAGGACTACTTCCCATTGAACCAGCAATTAGAGAAGGTGGAGATAGTGGGAAACCAGTTGTTTATTTCCAACCAGAGTCAGAATCTGCAAAAAGATATATGATTGCAGCTCAAAAATTAATTCAATTTATAGATGAAAATCATGATAAAGCAGAAAATGCTTCTATTCAACCTACAACAAATGGAGTATCTGCTTGTTCAACAAGTGCAGCTTCTTCTCAACAAAAACAAGAGTCTTCAGAAAGCTGTGGAACAGGTTGTGGGTGTCATTAA
- the thiC gene encoding phosphomethylpyrimidine synthase ThiC: MRDWLDNHQNDEVRTQMYYAKKGIITPDMEYVAKVEKIEPELVRDEVARGRLIIPANVNHKHLNPMAIGMASSCKINANIGSSALASDIQGEIEKVDVSLKYGADTIMDLSTGGDLDAIRKAVIEHSTVPIGTVPMYQILHDVKDKIENLSIDVMLDVLEKQAQQGVSYFTIHAGFLLRFMPHIAKRKMGIVSRGGSLMAAWMMHYHKENPFYDAFDDILDICRRYDVSLSLGDSLRPGCLADASDEAQLSELKVLGELTLRAWEKDVQVMIEGPGHVPLNQIERNMKLEREYCHEAPFYILGPLTTDIAAGYDHISSAIGAAVGGWHGASMLCYVTPKEHLGLPNAEDVREGIIAYKIAAHSADIARGRKGARDIDDEMSDARYAFDWNKQFELCLDPERAKEYHDETLPQDVFKEAEFCSMCGPKFCSYKITQKIVKDHGDKIEATATA, from the coding sequence ATGAGAGATTGGTTAGACAATCATCAAAATGATGAAGTTAGGACACAAATGTATTATGCCAAAAAAGGCATTATTACACCAGATATGGAATATGTTGCAAAAGTTGAAAAAATTGAACCAGAATTGGTTAGAGATGAAGTAGCAAGAGGAAGGTTAATAATCCCTGCAAATGTTAATCATAAACATCTTAACCCTATGGCAATTGGTATGGCATCTTCGTGTAAGATAAATGCAAATATAGGTTCTTCAGCATTAGCATCAGATATTCAAGGTGAAATTGAAAAAGTTGATGTTTCTTTAAAATATGGTGCAGATACAATCATGGACTTAAGTACAGGTGGAGACTTAGATGCTATTAGAAAAGCTGTTATTGAGCACTCAACAGTTCCAATTGGAACTGTTCCAATGTACCAAATTTTACATGATGTTAAAGATAAAATTGAAAATTTATCTATTGATGTTATGTTAGATGTTCTAGAAAAACAAGCTCAACAAGGGGTTTCGTATTTTACTATTCACGCTGGATTCCTTTTAAGATTCATGCCTCATATTGCAAAAAGAAAAATGGGTATCGTTTCAAGAGGTGGTTCTTTAATGGCTGCATGGATGATGCACTACCATAAAGAAAATCCATTTTACGATGCTTTTGATGATATCTTAGATATTTGTAGAAGATATGATGTATCTTTATCTTTAGGTGATTCATTAAGACCAGGATGTCTTGCAGATGCATCTGATGAAGCTCAATTATCAGAATTAAAAGTATTAGGTGAACTAACACTTAGAGCTTGGGAAAAAGATGTTCAAGTTATGATTGAAGGACCAGGTCACGTTCCATTAAATCAAATTGAAAGAAATATGAAACTTGAAAGAGAGTATTGTCACGAAGCACCTTTTTATATCTTAGGCCCACTTACTACTGATATTGCAGCTGGTTATGACCATATTTCATCTGCAATTGGTGCAGCTGTTGGTGGATGGCATGGAGCTTCAATGCTTTGTTATGTAACTCCAAAAGAACACTTAGGATTACCAAATGCCGAAGATGTAAGAGAAGGTATTATTGCATATAAAATTGCAGCTCACTCAGCAGATATTGCTAGAGGAAGAAAGGGTGCAAGAGATATTGATGATGAAATGTCAGATGCAAGATATGCTTTTGATTGGAATAAACAGTTTGAATTATGTTTAGATCCTGAAAGAGCAAAAGAGTATCATGATGAAACTCTTCCTCAAGATGTATTTAAAGAAGCTGAATTCTGCTCAATGTGTGGACCAAAGTTTTGTTCATACAAAATCACTCAAAAGATTGTAAAAGATCATGGTGATAAGATTGAAGCAACTGCTACAGCTTAG
- a CDS encoding HDOD domain-containing protein has translation MKQLIVEKIDSLPPLPNSVLELEEFRKMPTKEPLDLLKIIEKDPLIITTVLRVANSAMFGFVSEVETPSRAISLLGVNFTISIALGSVIQNLIKSDLSSYSVSTDDFMFSCNLASNLVNTWVSKIDHDLKEELLLPAFLQETGKFVISEIIQENDKKEEFQEQLAITKNISLVEKEFVGFSCARITANIFKHWNLSHNLIFAIGFVEDVEHCPTDYVEKVKILEIIKILSDITNPLSEANIQRALNKAIEYGFDTDLLSKSIESIKYKLEEGL, from the coding sequence ATGAAACAGTTAATAGTAGAAAAAATTGATTCTTTACCTCCTTTACCAAACTCTGTCCTTGAATTAGAAGAGTTTAGGAAAATGCCAACAAAAGAACCACTTGATTTACTAAAAATTATAGAAAAAGACCCTTTAATTATTACAACAGTACTTAGAGTTGCTAATTCTGCTATGTTTGGCTTCGTAAGTGAAGTAGAAACACCTAGTAGAGCAATTTCTTTACTTGGAGTTAACTTTACTATTTCAATTGCTCTTGGTTCTGTTATTCAAAATCTAATTAAATCTGATTTATCTTCATATTCAGTATCAACTGATGACTTTATGTTTTCATGTAATTTAGCTTCAAATTTAGTTAATACTTGGGTTTCAAAAATTGACCATGACTTGAAAGAAGAGCTTTTACTACCTGCATTTTTACAGGAAACTGGGAAGTTTGTTATCTCAGAAATAATCCAAGAAAATGATAAAAAAGAAGAATTTCAAGAACAATTAGCAATAACTAAAAATATATCATTAGTTGAAAAAGAGTTTGTAGGTTTTTCTTGTGCAAGAATTACTGCAAATATTTTCAAACATTGGAACTTAAGTCATAACTTAATTTTTGCAATTGGATTTGTTGAAGACGTAGAACACTGCCCTACTGACTATGTTGAAAAAGTAAAAATCTTAGAGATTATAAAAATTTTATCTGACATTACAAATCCATTATCAGAAGCTAATATTCAAAGAGCTTTAAATAAGGCAATAGAATATGGTTTTGATACAGACCTTTTAAGTAAATCCATTGAATCTATTAAATATAAATTAGAAGAAGGGCTTTAA
- a CDS encoding bifunctional 2-C-methyl-D-erythritol 4-phosphate cytidylyltransferase/2-C-methyl-D-erythritol 2,4-cyclodiphosphate synthase: MSNVTLIILCAGNSTRFGLQAKKQWLRLENSPLWLFVAKKIQNLYNFDKIIITSSKEELNYMKNFNDEYEFVVGGETRQQSMKNSLQKVESKYVMVTDVARACIPKEIILSLIEEKEKADCIVPVLNVNDTVIYEEKTINRENVKLIQTPQLSKTNILKKALETNIEFTDDSSAIKAIKGTIHYIQGSKESKKLTLTSDLNEITCLKAPSKNFFTGIGYDIHPFEENKQMYLGGIKIDVPYGFKAHSDGDVLIHSLIDALLGACGAGDIGEFFPDTDNKFKNIDSKILLEEIIKFIYNVGYEIVNIDLTITAQQPKINPYKIQIKNKIASLLHIEKQFVNIKATTAEKLGFIGRKEGVAVQTIATLKYYDWTKK; this comes from the coding sequence GTGTCAAATGTTACATTAATTATACTCTGTGCAGGGAACTCCACTAGATTTGGTCTTCAAGCAAAGAAACAATGGTTAAGACTAGAGAACTCTCCTTTATGGCTATTTGTTGCTAAAAAAATCCAAAACTTATACAATTTTGATAAAATCATCATCACTTCTTCAAAAGAAGAACTTAATTATATGAAAAATTTTAATGATGAATATGAATTTGTTGTAGGTGGAGAGACAAGACAACAATCAATGAAGAACTCATTACAGAAAGTAGAATCAAAATATGTAATGGTAACTGATGTGGCAAGAGCTTGTATCCCAAAAGAAATTATACTTTCTCTTATTGAAGAAAAAGAAAAAGCTGACTGCATAGTTCCTGTTTTAAATGTAAATGATACAGTTATATATGAAGAAAAAACAATTAATAGGGAAAATGTAAAGTTAATTCAAACTCCTCAATTATCTAAAACAAATATTTTAAAAAAAGCCCTTGAAACAAATATTGAGTTTACAGATGATAGTTCTGCAATAAAAGCAATAAAAGGAACAATACATTATATCCAAGGAAGTAAAGAAAGTAAAAAACTTACTCTTACAAGTGATCTAAATGAAATCACTTGTTTAAAAGCTCCAAGTAAAAACTTCTTTACAGGTATTGGATATGATATTCATCCTTTTGAAGAGAATAAACAAATGTATCTAGGTGGTATAAAAATAGATGTGCCTTATGGGTTTAAAGCTCATAGTGATGGTGATGTTTTAATACATTCTCTTATTGATGCTTTATTAGGAGCTTGTGGAGCAGGAGACATTGGAGAATTTTTCCCAGACACTGATAATAAATTTAAAAATATTGATTCTAAAATACTTTTAGAAGAAATTATAAAATTTATTTATAATGTAGGATATGAAATTGTTAATATTGATTTAACAATTACAGCTCAACAACCTAAAATTAATCCCTATAAAATACAAATAAAAAATAAAATTGCCTCTTTATTACATATTGAAAAACAGTTTGTAAATATAAAAGCAACTACTGCTGAAAAACTTGGTTTTATTGGAAGAAAAGAAGGAGTTGCAGTACAAACAATTGCTACTTTAAAATACTATGATTGGACGAAAAAATGA
- a CDS encoding DNA-binding transcriptional response regulator: MNILIIESEIYLAQKVVSRLLDDGHNCDFVESPNIDNLTKDYDIILLSTSLPAALCKTIIRRYNDSIILLLVSYISDETVTDPIKEGAKDYIMKPFIMDELVRKIYHYRECRSIRKELQTLRDYLDFQFNDVDTSNHVLPTSFPTLIETNSQISADKLAFELVRKLDLQMKFISLGTDNWQKSINEKFNGIFYLTDYHSLKKSAKENLNKLIEDKKCILVSLEKEEEFPYTKIEFEKSDTLLMTNSIMTINDYVKMMVLSYQSKYPDTELSKKLGISRKSLWEKRKKLGIEKKK, from the coding sequence ATGAATATTCTTATAATTGAAAGTGAAATTTACTTAGCACAAAAAGTTGTATCTAGACTATTAGATGATGGACATAATTGTGATTTTGTAGAGTCTCCTAATATTGATAATCTAACAAAGGATTATGATATTATTCTTCTTTCTACATCATTACCTGCAGCATTATGCAAAACAATTATCAGAAGATATAATGACTCTATTATTCTTCTTTTAGTTTCTTATATATCAGATGAAACGGTTACAGACCCAATAAAAGAAGGTGCAAAAGACTATATTATGAAACCTTTTATAATGGATGAATTAGTTAGAAAAATTTACCATTATAGAGAATGTAGGTCAATAAGAAAAGAATTACAAACATTAAGAGACTATCTTGATTTTCAATTTAATGATGTTGATACAAGTAACCATGTATTACCAACTTCTTTTCCTACATTAATAGAAACAAATTCTCAAATTAGTGCAGATAAATTAGCTTTTGAACTAGTAAGAAAACTTGATCTTCAAATGAAATTTATATCACTAGGTACAGATAATTGGCAAAAAAGCATAAACGAAAAATTTAATGGTATTTTTTATCTGACAGATTACCATTCACTTAAAAAGAGTGCGAAAGAGAACTTAAATAAACTTATTGAAGATAAAAAATGTATTCTTGTTTCCCTAGAAAAAGAAGAAGAGTTTCCTTATACAAAAATTGAGTTTGAAAAATCAGATACGCTTCTTATGACAAATAGTATTATGACAATAAATGATTATGTAAAAATGATGGTTTTATCATATCAAAGTAAATATCCAGATACGGAACTTAGTAAAAAGTTAGGGATTTCTAGAAAATCTCTTTGGGAAAAAAGAAAAAAATTAGGAATTGAGAAGAAAAAATAA
- a CDS encoding phosphatidylglycerophosphatase A family protein, translating into MRKLFLTVFYSGLSPKAPGTAGSFLSLIFAVLLLQIIDISTLFLLTILISVIAAREINKYEEEVQEHDSKEIVIDELAGMWLTLSICTITPENIYYIAALGFIYFRIFDIWKPSIIGRIDREVKGGWGVMGDDLLAGVAAGIATNGTYYLLEKFVL; encoded by the coding sequence ATGAGAAAGCTATTTTTAACAGTTTTTTATAGTGGATTAAGCCCTAAGGCGCCAGGAACAGCTGGTAGTTTTTTATCTTTGATTTTTGCAGTTTTATTATTACAAATAATAGATATTTCTACTTTATTTTTATTAACTATCTTAATATCAGTTATAGCAGCCAGAGAAATTAATAAATATGAAGAAGAAGTCCAAGAACATGATAGTAAAGAAATAGTTATAGATGAGCTTGCAGGAATGTGGCTAACACTATCTATTTGTACCATAACACCTGAAAATATCTATTATATTGCAGCCTTAGGATTTATTTACTTTAGAATTTTTGATATTTGGAAACCTTCAATTATTGGAAGAATCGATAGAGAAGTAAAAGGTGGTTGGGGAGTAATGGGTGATGATTTACTTGCAGGTGTTGCTGCGGGAATTGCAACAAATGGTACATATTATCTTCTTGAAAAATTTGTTCTTTAA
- the carA gene encoding glutamine-hydrolyzing carbamoyl-phosphate synthase small subunit: MQKVWIYLENGTFLEANSFGATGTTVGEIVFNTSLTGYQEIISDPSYAGQFVTFTMPEIGNVGVNADDMESKTAYCKGILVRNYHHEYSNYRAENDLNSFLKEHGVLGICDIDTRYLTKMLRDEGAMMMIASTEISNKEELADKLEKSPRIEDINYIKEVSTKETYVHKNGAWNHLKKEYNKAVMSDKKIVVIDFGVKRNILNELVESGLEVEVVPSSFNADELISRFEKKEIGGVFLSNGPGDPLTLTEEKEQVQKLIEANIPMFGICLGHQMLSIAHGYDTYKLKFGQHGGNHPVANPETRVVEITAQNHNYNVPDNIVEIAEITHQNLFDNTIEGVKYKNKEIFSVQHHPEASPGPHESKYIFDEFAKIVK; encoded by the coding sequence ATGCAAAAAGTATGGATTTATTTAGAAAATGGAACATTCTTAGAAGCAAATTCTTTTGGAGCAACAGGTACAACAGTTGGAGAAATAGTTTTTAACACTTCTTTAACTGGTTATCAAGAAATCATTTCAGACCCAAGTTATGCTGGACAATTTGTAACATTCACTATGCCAGAAATTGGTAATGTAGGTGTAAATGCAGATGATATGGAAAGTAAAACTGCTTACTGTAAAGGAATACTTGTAAGAAATTATCATCATGAGTATTCAAATTATAGAGCAGAAAATGATTTAAACTCATTTTTAAAAGAGCACGGAGTTCTTGGAATCTGTGATATTGATACAAGATATTTAACAAAAATGTTAAGGGATGAAGGAGCAATGATGATGATTGCTTCTACAGAAATTTCTAATAAAGAAGAGTTAGCAGACAAATTAGAAAAGAGCCCAAGAATAGAAGATATTAATTACATAAAAGAAGTAAGTACTAAAGAAACTTATGTTCATAAAAATGGTGCTTGGAACCACTTAAAAAAAGAATATAATAAAGCAGTAATGAGTGATAAAAAAATTGTAGTTATTGATTTTGGTGTTAAAAGAAATATTTTGAATGAGCTTGTAGAATCAGGATTAGAGGTTGAAGTTGTTCCTTCTTCTTTTAATGCAGATGAGTTAATTTCAAGATTTGAAAAGAAAGAAATAGGTGGAGTTTTCTTATCAAATGGTCCTGGAGATCCTTTAACATTGACAGAAGAAAAAGAGCAAGTTCAAAAATTAATAGAAGCAAATATACCAATGTTTGGAATTTGCTTAGGACATCAAATGTTATCAATTGCTCATGGATATGACACATATAAATTAAAATTTGGACAACATGGTGGAAATCATCCTGTTGCAAACCCAGAGACAAGAGTTGTAGAAATTACAGCACAAAATCATAATTATAATGTTCCTGATAATATTGTTGAAATTGCAGAAATTACACACCAAAACTTATTTGATAATACAATTGAAGGTGTAAAATATAAAAATAAAGAGATTTTCTCTGTTCAACACCATCCTGAAGCTAGTCCTGGACCTCATGAATCAAAGTATATCTTTGATGAATTTGCAAAGATTGTAAAATAA
- a CDS encoding DUF507 family protein has protein sequence MRMKLHHTPYISRRISRDLVNCDFVEIRKTKEEISEEIESILDADIEKEHDLDEKVHELLDGQEEEIEFLNADRRQLFWLTKKRLANDFGVILNNEDRFSDIAHKVLDYLWEEDYIHYTCSDNQVKNVIFASIDEFLKGFEKADDAVMEKIKHYKRKLIPGTEEYDIVYHRLYEEELIKRGLM, from the coding sequence ATGAGAATGAAATTACATCACACGCCATATATCTCAAGAAGAATTTCACGTGACTTAGTTAATTGTGATTTTGTAGAGATTAGAAAGACTAAAGAGGAAATTTCAGAAGAGATAGAGAGTATCTTAGATGCTGATATAGAAAAAGAACATGACTTAGATGAAAAAGTACATGAATTATTAGATGGTCAAGAAGAAGAAATAGAGTTTTTAAATGCAGATAGAAGACAATTATTTTGGTTAACAAAAAAAAGACTTGCAAATGACTTTGGAGTAATTTTAAATAATGAAGATAGGTTTTCAGATATTGCACATAAAGTATTAGATTACTTATGGGAAGAAGATTATATTCATTATACTTGTTCTGATAATCAAGTAAAAAATGTAATTTTCGCATCTATAGATGAGTTTTTAAAAGGTTTTGAAAAAGCTGACGATGCAGTAATGGAAAAAATTAAACATTATAAAAGAAAGCTTATTCCAGGAACAGAAGAATATGATATTGTATATCATAGATTATATGAAGAAGAATTAATAAAAAGAGGACTAATGTAA
- a CDS encoding adenylosuccinate synthase, giving the protein MKADLIVGIQWGDEGKGKMVDMLAQDYDIVCRSQGGHNAGHTIWVDGVRYALHLIPSGVLNPKAINIIGNGVVVSPEAIIKEMSQFNDLEGRLFISDKAHLNLPYHSEIDQAKERLKGDKAIGTTGKGIGPAYSEKISRTGFRVGELLNPSKLAEGITEYFEQSKAIFEVLNIKMPSKDELVKLLTSYKEKLEPFIANTTNMVWKALDEDKKILLEGAQGTLLDIDHGTYPYVTSSSCVSAGACTGLGISPKDIGIVTGIVKAYTTRVGNGPFPSEDFTEQGQKIADIGKEVGVTTGRGRRCGWFDAIAVKHASRLNGCDQLSLMKLDVLDGFPKIKICVAYDFNGERIDYMPSDLESVKPIYEEIDGWDSVVGCRDFDSLPDNAKKYIEKIEELTGVRVGIVSTSPERADTIIRG; this is encoded by the coding sequence ATGAAAGCAGATTTAATAGTTGGTATCCAGTGGGGAGATGAAGGTAAAGGTAAGATGGTTGATATGCTTGCCCAAGATTATGATATTGTTTGTAGGTCACAAGGTGGTCACAATGCTGGTCACACAATTTGGGTAGATGGAGTTAGATATGCTTTACACTTAATACCATCAGGAGTTTTAAATCCAAAGGCTATAAATATTATCGGAAATGGAGTTGTTGTTTCTCCTGAAGCTATTATTAAAGAAATGTCTCAATTCAATGATTTAGAAGGAAGATTATTTATTTCAGATAAAGCTCATTTAAATTTACCATATCATTCAGAAATTGATCAAGCTAAAGAGAGATTAAAAGGTGATAAGGCAATTGGAACAACAGGAAAAGGTATTGGTCCTGCATATTCTGAAAAGATATCAAGAACAGGTTTTAGAGTAGGTGAGTTATTAAACCCATCAAAACTTGCAGAAGGTATTACTGAATATTTTGAACAAAGTAAAGCTATTTTTGAAGTTTTAAATATTAAGATGCCATCAAAAGATGAATTAGTAAAACTACTAACTTCTTATAAAGAAAAACTTGAGCCATTTATTGCAAATACTACTAATATGGTATGGAAAGCTTTAGATGAAGATAAAAAGATTCTTTTAGAAGGTGCACAAGGTACCTTACTTGATATTGATCATGGAACATATCCTTATGTAACTTCTTCTTCTTGTGTAAGTGCAGGAGCTTGTACCGGTTTAGGAATAAGTCCAAAAGATATTGGAATTGTTACAGGAATTGTAAAAGCTTATACAACAAGAGTAGGAAATGGACCATTTCCTTCAGAAGATTTTACGGAGCAAGGACAAAAAATAGCTGATATTGGTAAAGAAGTTGGAGTAACTACAGGAAGAGGAAGAAGATGTGGTTGGTTTGATGCAATTGCTGTAAAACATGCAAGTAGATTAAATGGTTGTGACCAATTATCTTTAATGAAATTAGATGTTTTAGATGGTTTCCCTAAAATTAAAATTTGTGTAGCTTACGATTTTAATGGAGAAAGAATTGATTATATGCCATCAGATTTAGAAAGTGTTAAACCAATATATGAAGAAATTGATGGTTGGGATAGTGTTGTTGGATGTAGAGATTTTGACTCTCTACCTGATAATGCAAAAAAATATATTGAAAAAATAGAGGAATTAACTGGAGTAAGAGTTGGAATAGTATCAACATCACCAGAGAGAGCAGATACAATTATAAGAGGATAG
- a CDS encoding ATP phosphoribosyltransferase regulatory subunit — translation MVFEHEIPKGSRLYFGKTAKAKRNLENKVCDLLDVNGFEEIITPNFSYSQHQAIENDKKLIKFSDEKNEQVSLRADSTLDVVRIITKRLGRTTSHKKWFYVQPIFSYPSTEDYQIGCEWIDHNNIADLINITGNILNELAINPVLQLSNINIPKLISKEFEIDIDFFKNGEISKLFDLDIVWLNQLIKVKDIQDLEKAIKIAPEVIKAELEKLLNTANEIEYKNLVIAPLYHGSLKYYDDVYFRVIQDNFVISKGGQYSSNGISSLGFALYTDSLLKILED, via the coding sequence ATGGTTTTTGAACATGAAATACCAAAAGGTTCGAGATTATATTTTGGTAAAACAGCAAAGGCAAAAAGGAATTTAGAAAATAAAGTTTGTGATCTTCTTGATGTTAATGGTTTTGAGGAAATTATTACTCCTAATTTTTCTTATTCTCAACATCAAGCAATTGAAAATGATAAAAAATTAATAAAATTTTCTGATGAAAAGAATGAACAAGTTTCATTAAGAGCTGATTCAACTTTAGATGTTGTTAGAATTATTACTAAGAGATTAGGTAGAACAACTTCTCATAAGAAATGGTTTTATGTTCAACCTATTTTTTCTTATCCTTCAACTGAAGATTATCAAATTGGTTGTGAATGGATAGACCATAATAATATTGCAGATCTTATTAATATTACAGGAAATATTTTAAATGAGTTAGCTATTAATCCAGTATTACAGCTTTCAAATATAAATATACCAAAACTAATTTCAAAAGAGTTCGAAATAGATATTGATTTTTTTAAAAATGGTGAAATTTCAAAGTTATTTGATTTGGATATTGTTTGGTTAAATCAATTAATAAAAGTAAAAGATATACAAGATTTAGAAAAAGCGATAAAAATTGCTCCAGAAGTAATAAAAGCTGAATTAGAAAAACTTTTAAATACAGCAAATGAAATAGAATACAAAAATTTAGTTATTGCTCCACTTTATCATGGTAGTTTAAAATATTATGATGATGTATATTTTAGAGTTATTCAAGACAATTTTGTAATCAGCAAAGGTGGACAATACAGTTCTAATGGGATTTCTTCATTAGGCTTTGCACTTTATACAGATAGTTTATTAAAAATTTTAGAGGATTAG